The following proteins are co-located in the [Limnothrix rosea] IAM M-220 genome:
- a CDS encoding P-II family nitrogen regulator, with amino-acid sequence MPKQACMLVIITEKLLLKKIGKLIDKAGASGYTVIETGGKGSRNVRSSGRPIVGDTQSNVKFEILTSDREMAIKISDAVAAEFFDNYSGLTYICDAEVLSAHEFCGPEGC; translated from the coding sequence ATGCCCAAGCAAGCATGCATGCTCGTTATTATCACCGAAAAGTTGCTGCTAAAAAAAATTGGCAAACTTATTGATAAAGCTGGAGCAAGCGGCTACACAGTGATCGAAACTGGTGGCAAAGGTAGTCGCAACGTACGCTCTTCAGGGCGACCCATTGTTGGGGATACCCAATCAAACGTCAAATTTGAGATACTCACCTCTGATCGAGAGATGGCCATCAAGATTTCTGACGCAGTCGCAGCCGAGTTTTTTGATAATTATTCTGGTCTTACTTACATCTGCGATGCAGAGGTTCTCAGTGCCCATGAGTTCTGTGGGCCAGAAGGCTGTTAA